From the genome of Populus trichocarpa isolate Nisqually-1 chromosome 15, P.trichocarpa_v4.1, whole genome shotgun sequence, one region includes:
- the LOC7474823 gene encoding ERAD-associated E3 ubiquitin-protein ligase component HRD3A has protein sequence MQKYNLTLSLLIFSLLPPSLLAGPFVLILSQDDLKDIPSSATTTDADPAESLPEWDEFGDSDSKPEHELEPGSWRPIFEPDAVNSSTSESKLDTEMEQYYSAVEKMLSAVSDGEVGVIEESVAEIEELASVKGNSHAQSVLGFLYGLGQIKERNKAKAFLYHNFAAKGGNLQSKLAIAYTYYRQHMYEKAVKLYAELAEVAVNSFLISKYSPVIEPVRIHNGAEENKEALRKSRGEDDDVFQILEYQAQKGNAGAMYKIGYFYYFGLRGLRRDHAKALAWFSKAVEKGEPRSMELLGEIYARGAGVERNYTKALEWLTLAAKQQLYSAYNGMGYLYVKGYGVEKKNYTKAKEYFERAADNEDAGGHYNLGVIHLKGIGVKRDVKLACQYFIVAANAGQPKAFYQLAKMFHKGVGLKKNLPMATGLYKLVAERGPWNSLSRWALESYLKGNVGKASLLYSRMAELGYEIAQSNAAWILDKYAEHSMCVGESGFCTDSERHQRAHSLWWEASEQGNEHAALLIGDAYYYGRGTVRDYERAAEAYMHAKSQSNAQAMFNLGYMHEHGKGLPFDLHLAKRYYDQALEIDSAAKLPVTLALTSLWIRKNYADSVMVHVIDSLPEFYPKIEAWVENVILEEGNATILTLFVCLLTVLYFRERQRRNAGVAAGEVGIPDQPIEHAPPAPN, from the exons ATGCAGAAATACaatctcactctctctctcctaattttctctctcctccccccATCTCTCCTCGCCGGCCCATTCGTTCTCATCCTCTCACAAGACGACCTTAAAGACATCCCTTCCTCCGCCACCACCACCGATGCTGACCCCGCTGAGTCACTGCCCGAGTGGGACGAGTTCGGCGACTCCGACTCCAAACCCGAACACGAACTCGAACCTGGCTCCTGGCGCCCGATCTTTGAACCCGACGCCGTCAATTCCTCCACCTCCGAATCGAAACTCGATACGGAGATGGAGCAGTATTACTCCGCCGTGGAGAAGATGTTGTCGGCGGTGAGTGACGGCGAGGTTGGAGTTATTGAGGAATCAGTGGCGGAAATTGAGGAATTGGCGAGTGTGAAGGGGAATTCGCATGCCCAAtcggttttagggtttttgtatGGGTTAGGGCAAATTAAAGAGAGGAATAAAGCTAAGGCTTTTTTGTATCATAATTTCGCGGCCAAGGGAGGCAATTTGCAGTCTAAACTGGCTATTGCCTACACTTATTACCGGCAGCAC aTGTATGAAAAGGCAGTTAAATTATATGCGGAATTAGCAGAAGTAGCAGTAAATAGTTTTTTGATTTCAAAGTATTCTCCCGTGATTGAACCAGTTAGGATACATAATGGGGCTGAGGAGAATAAGGAGGCCTTGAGGAAATCACGAGGGGAGGATGATGACGTGTTCCAGATTTTGGAATATCAAGCTCAAAAAGGGAATGCAGGTGCTATGTATAAAATTGGGTATTTTTACTACTTTGGATTAAGAGGATTGAGGCGTGATCATGCTAAAGCATTGGCATGGTTCTCAAAGGCTGTGGAGAAAGGGGAACCTAGATCAATGGAACTTCTTGGTGAAATATATGCGCGGGGAGCTGGAGTTGAGAGGAATTATACTAAAGCGCTTGAATGGCTTACACTTGCAGCAAAACAGCAGCTTTATTCGGCTTATAATGGCATGGGGTATTTGTATGTCAAGGGCTATGGAGTGGAAAAGAAGAACTACACTAAA gcaAAAGAATACTTTGAGAGGGCTGCTGACAATGAAGATGCTGGTGGGCACTATAACCTTGGAGTAATACATCTTAAAGGGATTGGGGTAAAGAGAGATGTAAAGCTAGCATGCCAATATTTTATAGTAGCTGCTAATGCAGGTCAACCAAAGGCATTTTACCAGCTGGCAAAGATGTTTCATAAGGGTGTGGGGCTTAAAAAGAATCTTCCTATG GCTACTGGATTATACAAACTAGTAGCAGAACGAGGCCCATGGAACTCCTTGTCTAGATGGGCATTGGAATCATACCTAAAAGGCAATGTAGGCAAAGCATCCTTGTTGTATTCAAGGATGGCTGAGCTGGGCTATGAGATTGCACAAAGTAATGCTGCATGGATTCTTGACAAATATGCAGAGCATAGCATGTGCGTGGGAGAATCTGGATTTTGTACAGATTCAGAAAGACACCAGCGGGCTCATTCTTTGTGGTGGGAAGCTTCAGAGCAGGGTAATGAACATGCTGCTTTGCTGATTGGTGATGCATATTACTATGGTCGG gGCACTGTGAGGGATTATGAACGAGCAGCAGAGGCTTACATGCATGCCAAATCTCAATCTAATGCACAAGCTATGTTCAATCTTGGTTACATGCATGAGCATGGTAAAGGACTTCCATTTGACCTTCATCTTGCCAAGCGATACTATGACCAAGCTCTAGAGATCGATTCTGCAGCAAAGTTACCTGTCACACTGGCCCTCACAAGCTTGTGGATAAGAAAGAACTACGCAGACAGTGTCATG GTACACGTGATTGATTCATTGCCTGAATTCTATCCAAAAATCGAAGCATGGGTGGAGAATGTTATCCTGGAAGAAGGGAATGCAACAATACTTACTCTATTTGTCTGTCTTCTTACGGTTCTCTATTTTCGTGAAAGGCAACGCAGGAATGCTGGTGTTGCTGCTGGTGAGGTTGGCATACCAGACCAACCTATCGAGCATGCTCCTCCTGCACCTAATTAG